One Gossypium hirsutum isolate 1008001.06 chromosome A11, Gossypium_hirsutum_v2.1, whole genome shotgun sequence genomic window carries:
- the LOC107912728 gene encoding ribulose bisphosphate carboxylase small chain, chloroplastic-like, with protein MASSMISSATIATASPAQANMVTPFTGLKSASAFPVTRKANNDITSLASNGGRVQCMQVWPPTGKKKFETLSYLPDLTPVQLAKEVDYLLRSKWVPCLEFELEEGFVHRKYSSLPTYYDGRYWTMWKLPMFGCTDSAQVLEELEECKKAYPNAFIRIIGFDNVRQVQCISFIAYKPPGF; from the exons ATGGCTTCCTCAATGATCTCATCGGCTACCATTGCCACTGCCTCTCCGGCACAGGCTAACATGGTCACCCCTTTCACCGGCCTCAAGTCTGCCTCTGCTTTCCCAGTCACCAGGAAGGCCAACAACGACATTACTTCTCTCGCAAGCAATGGCGGCAGAGTGCAATGCATGCAG GTGTGGCCTCCTACTGGAAAGAAGAAGTTCGAGACTCTCTCATACCTCCCCGATCTTACACCCGTGCAGTTGGCTAAGGAAGTAGATTACCTTCTTCGCTCAAAATGGGTTCCTTGCTTGGAGTTCGAATTGGAG GAGGGATTCGTGCACCGTAAGTACTCGAGCTTACCCACGTACTACGATGGACGCTACTGGACCATGTGGAAGCTGCCCATGTTCGGGTGCACCGACTCGGCTCAGGTGTTGGAGGAGCTTGAGGAATGCAAGAAGGCATACCCCAATGCATTCATTAGAATCATTGGCTTCGACAACGTGCGTCAAGTGCAGTGCATTAGTTTCATTGCCTACAAGCCTCCAGGCTTCTAA